GTGGGATTGCCCCTCTGACAATTGCAATCCCAACACCGACACTTCTGGGCGATCGCCCTTCATCTCCCAACACCTGCACCTTTGGGCGATCGCCCTCATCTGGCAGCACCGACATCTTTCGGCGATCGCCCCCCGGATACCTTTTGGGGCATTACACACTGGCCTGAGTCTGTCGCTACTCCACCTCTGCGGCTGACCCGAAAGCGGCTGGGAGTGTACGGCTTGACCCAGATCTCGAAGAACTGAACCTTCGCAATTTGGGGGGCGAATCGCTGACCCCACCGGAAGCTGACAGAACCAAGGCGCTGAGGGCTAACGGTGAAGTTGTGCGGCAGCAGATAATCTTGAACTCTCACCAATAACCTCTGTACCGTCCGCACCAACGCAGTGTTTGACAGCTGACGCCAACCTTAGACAAAACGTCGAGATAAGAACATTTGTTCACAACACTTGCAAGCATGCTACCATCCAAGTAGCATGGGTACCTAGTTTTAGTTTCGCTCCCGAAAGCATGGCTACTCAATACCTCTCTGTAAAAGAAACCTCTGAAATCTTAAACTGCTCGGAGCAATATGTGCGTCAGCTACTCAGGTATGGCGAGATCAGCGGGGAGAGGATTAGTAGTCGGTGGATTGTGGCATCAGAGTCTGTTCAGAACTACCGTATTAAAGGAGAAGATGTTAGCTTAAAAGTCCCTGATCATGGGCGACGCTCGTTCAGCAAACCTGAGCTAAAAGCCTTGAGTTTTTTTTCTGGTTGCATGGGTTTGGACTTGGGACTAGAAAAAGAAGGTATTCAGGTGCTACTTGCTTGTGAAATTGATGCAGCCGCTCGAAAAACAATTGAGATCAATCGACCCGATATGGCATTGATTGGGGATATTCGGGATTACTCAGCTACAGAAATTCGAGAAAAAGCAGGACTTAGTTCAACCGATGAGATTGATGTCATCGTTGGCGGACCACCGTGCCAAGCCTTTAGCAGTGCGGGAAAGCGCCAAGGATTTAATGATGAACGAGGTAATGTTTTCTTGACATTTATTGATTTAATTACTGAGCTTAAACCGAGATTTGCAGTCATTGAAAATGTTCGAGGATTATTATCTGCTCCGTTGAAGCATAGACCTCACGAAATGCGAGGAAAAAATTTCCCACCCTTGTCTCAGGATGAGCAAAGAGGTGGTGCCTTGCTGTTTATTACTCAACGGCTCAGAGAGGCTGGGTACAGTATTTCCTTTAATTTGTACAATGCTGCTAATTTTGGATCACCACAGCAGCGGGAAAGGGTTGTCATTGCTTGTAGTCGTGATGGAGAAAAACTTCCCTACCTCACACCTACTCATTCAGAAAAGGGTCTATATGGGCTGCCAACCTGGAAAAGTTTACGAGAAGCCTTAGAAGGTCTTCCCAAAGATGGACATCATTTTGTCAAGTTTCCTGAAAAACGGCTTAAGTATTACAGGCTCCTGAAACCTGGACAATACTGGCGGGACTTACCAGAAGAGTTACATCAAGAGGCGCTAGGAGCTTCTTATCATGCAGGAGGGGGAAAAACAGGTTTTTATCGTAGGCTAGCGTGGGATAAACCTGCCCCTACCTTAGTCACTCATCCAGCAATGCCTGCAACGGATCTAGCCCATCCAGAAGAGGATAGACCCCTTAGTATTGAAGAATATAAGCGTATTCAAGAATTTCCAGACGATTGGATTATTGCAGGTACCTTACTTGAGCAATATCGGCAAGTTGGCAATGCTGTACCCTGCTCTCTAGGAAGAGCGATCGCTAGGATGTTGCTATCTCATCTAAGGGGTGAACAGCTTATTACATATCCAGATTTTCCGTATTCTCGCTATCATAAAACCGATGATGTCAGTTGGATGAAGAATATGGGTTGTTTTGAAGAATCCTCAGCAAAACAACTATCCCTCAACTTAGTTTGATGAATCTGACAAATCCTTCCAAGGATTGTTTATCTCAATGGCTAAGGCATCTGGATTGCGGGTTAGAACCTGCTGGACAAAGATAACGAAGTTTTCTTCTGAAAAGCGATTCGTATTGTACTTGTCGTTGAAATAAGACCATCGATACGAGCCTGTTCTGGCATCAACCCGATACCATTTCTCAATGGGCTGATTAATTCTTACTCTAGAAGATGAACTGTTTTCCGAGTTGCTACGATTTTTGACCTGTAAGAGAGAGCCATCGACATTACAAAAATCTACGTGCCGAACAGATTCTCCCCAACAACAATACCAACCATAATCAGCAAGTTGCTCAGCCAGAAACTCCTCCAGTAGTAATCCTTGAATATTTTCAGCAGACATTGATAGCCTATGGGCATATTTGATTTGCTCAAGATGTTCCGTTGTTAGTCCTATCAACCGAGCGTTTATAATTATACTGACAATTGGATCGGCAACTGTGCCTGAGAGTTGTGAGATTCGCCTTGAAATTCGATTTTCATAACTATCGTTATACTTTTTCAACCAAGCTTTGGCTAACGTTTCTGGTGTATTAGCTTTTAGGGTTGGGGAAAGTCCTGGATTTCTGTAGCACGCTGTGAGAATTGTTCGGTGCGCTTCAAGCAATAGCTGATTCTCTTGAGAGAATGCATCTTCAAAAATCTTTAAAAAGTCTCCTTCAGAACTTGAAGTGCTGATAATGCTATCGAAGTTAACAGACATCTAATATTTTTCCTCTGAACATACAAATCATGCAACAGAAATGTCCACAATTGTACGTCACAGTGATTTTCCTGGATTTGCTCCTCAAAGCTTAAACGGTTGTCCTCGAACAGGCAAGGTATCGGCTACTGCCTCAGCCGAGGGTTAAAGCCGTCTAACGGTGAAGTGCAGCGGCGGCAGATAGGCTTGACTTAGCACCGGCAGCTTTCGCCCGTCCGCTGCCACGCAGTGTTAGCCTGCGCCACTACTACGACGCTACAGCAAACTCCGTATACTGTCTCATCTTAGGCTCATGGAATGCCAGTACAATATCCTCTTTGGGAACACCTTCACGAATTAAATCAGTCGCAATACCGTTTTCAGTCCAATCCTCTTCGATCCAGAATTTACCATCCCGAATCCGAACATAGACCGTCATCCCAGTAATACGTTCCCCATTCTGCCAACCAAGGTTCATCCAGATATAGTGGGCTTTAGCCTCATCTACAATCAAAAACGTTTCAATGTCTGGGTTAGGGTGACGTTTACTCAGCTCCACGTATTCAGTCAAAATGCGCTTAATTAACTTTGGATACTTCGTTAATTTATCCATTGCAAAATTTCCTCCGTTTCTATATCTACAACAATGACGGGAAGTCGATGTTTATTGAGAATGAGTTGAGTCACATCCTGAGCAAAAAAGGTATTGTATGCAACTTTGTTGACGGCAACGTACAACTTACGGTCTGGGGCTATTTCCTCTAAAAGATAGCGGTATATGTCATACTGACCGAGAGCCCTGGTTGCCTGACACAAGTCCCGAAAGCCCAGAAAATTCGTTGTCTTGGGATCGAAGCCCATAGCTCCTGAGTTGGAGCCGGAGGGCTTGGTCAGAGGAGCTTTTGGGCCAGCGTCCCCTACAAGAAATCAGGGGTTTCCAGAGATGTGTCAGGCAGTCAGGTTTTCAGCACTTTCACCTACAGCAATTGTACCCACCAGCTTTAAATTGATGCACATTTAGAGATCTTGTACACCTCAGCTTTATCTTGTCATCCCTAACTGTAGCCGTACTAGCAGTTTTGAGATGTAACCTTACCACGCTGTTTTCTTGCCTACTGTGTTCTGGCTACTAACGGGTATGCTTTTGGTTGTGGCCTTATTGTTGACTCAGCAGGCTAACGTTCCCAATCACCCGCCGCAGACAATCTCGGACTCCAACCGATAACTGATTGGCGGCCGGTGTGCATTGGGGTTGTTAGCACTGAGCGATCGCCCTCATCTGGCAGTACCGACATCTTTGGGCGATCGCCCCCCGGATACCTTTTGGGGCATTGCACACTGACCGAAGTCTATCGCTACTCCACCGTGCCTTTACCGTCAAGTATATACCCGCCAGTTCTAATCGCACACCGACCGAAGTCTATCGCTACTCCACCTCTGCGGCCGACCCGAAAGCGGCTGGGAGTGTGCAGCTTGACCCAGACCTCGAAGAACTGAACCTTCGCAATTTGGGGGGCGAATCGCTGACCCCCACCGGAAGCTGACAGAACCAGGGCGCTGAGGGCTAACAATATTATTAGACGGAAAGTTTCTGGATAACTGCCCATCTGGGGGTGTTATACGGAAACCGTCGGGCTAATTCCGGATGTTGGGGAATTAAACCGAAACTTGCCGTATAATATCCGCCCCAGGGCAATTAAACCGACATTTTCCGTATGTTTTCAGAATCACGGCAAAGACCGTGAGGAATTTATACCCGTACACTGAATCGGGGTGGACGGGGGGAAAGAGTCCGTTGGATGGGTGAGTGCAGAAGAGGGCTTTGGGGGTGTTTGGACGGGTTGAGTTTTGGAGTGGGGATTTTGGATTTTGGATTGAGGGGATGCCCCTGTTTGACTGACAAAACAGGTTAAAGCTGGAACGAAAGCCAGGAGGGAAGCAGAGCTTGATTTACGCCGCCTCAATCAACGGCTTGTACAGGCGATGGACGTTCAGACGACTGTTGTGCAGCCAGCGGCTTAGCCGTCGTTGTTTGCTTTGTGCCTGCACTCCTCGACAGGGGACATAGGGCAAGCCACCGCGTCAGGTTGACCTCTCCGCGCTGGAGTAAGGCGATGACCATCCACAGGCAGGTCGTCAGATGCCCACGATGCGCTCAGGGTACCGATTGACCCAGCCAAGTGTTCAAGGCATTGTAGAGAGGGGAGTTCACAACATCTATGCTTTTGAGTGGTATCTAAGCTTAGAACGCTGGCTCCCCTCTCTCTCCTCAGTTCTCTGAAACTACAGCACCACAAGCTGTTCAGCAGCTTATAGACAACTTTTGTCAGTCAACCAGGGGGATGCCCTGCTAAAATCCAAAACCCAAAATCCTCCTTATCTGTTCTTACTCGTTTGCGCTAGGGTTGCTGCAGATTTCACGATGGAGGTAGCGCAGCACTTCACCGGGGCGACCGTCGAGGACGATGCCGTGGGGTGGGAAATCCAGGGCGTGCGTCCACTCGAAGCGTTCGGCATAGCGCAGCAGGTGGAGCCGGTCAATCGCCATCTGTGCGTCTTCGGGCAGGCCGATGATGCAGTGGCGCAGGCGGCGACGGTGGGGCAGTTCGCAGGTGAGCGGGGGCAGCGAAAACTGGGTCGCCTCCGAGAATGGGGACGACCAGGTGTATTGAATTGTCAGCATTTGGGGTTTCCTCCAGGAAACGAGGTAGGGAAACCCCGAAAAGATGGCCGCCCAAACGACGCAAAGCAGGTTTCAAGGCGGCCATACAATAGGCAAAGCCCTGAGACAGCTCACTCTGTCCTGGGGTCAGGCGTTGGTAGGTGCGCCAACATCTACCAATGCCGTAAACGACGAACCGGCCAAATTTTCGGGGAGTGAAGCAAGCTGCGTCTTGGAAAAATTACAGCTTGATGGACGATTGTAGTGGATACCCCTGATCGGCGCAAGCAAAATTTTGCTACGGAGTGTGAAGGGGTTTGTCGCTGCTTGGGAGGCAAGATTTCCCTGCCAAGGCTCGCACCGCAATGTCGGCCCTAGCCTACCCGCAGCCCGTCTGATCGGCGCAGCACCGCCAGGTCTTCCTCGTCTAGTTCTGCGGGGATGCCGCTGCGAATCAGTTCGGCAAAGTCTTCATTGGGCACCATGATGCAGAGTGCATACAGCCGCCCTGGCCCGGTGTTTTCAATTTCATGCGTGCCCGTTGCGGGAACCAGAATGCTGTCTCCTGCTGAAATATCGACCGTCTTGCCGTCGCAAGTGGCTCGCCCCTGGCCCTTCAATACAAAAAACATTTCCACAGCAAGCTGATGCCGATTGGGTGGCGTTTTTCCGCCCACGTCAAAAATTTCCACGCAATAGGTCAGCGACATATTTGCGCTGATGGGGTCAAATACGATCGCCAGTCGATTTGTATCCTGTGGACTAATGCGAAACGCCTGATAGTCCTTGGGCGTTCTGATCACTGGAATGACGCAGGTTTCGGTAGTCATGGGGGAGGGAAGAGGGAAAAAGGAAAGAATTTCGTTTTTCGTTTTTGCTCCATCACTCACTTCATGGCATCCAGAATTGCGTGAGAGTGAGTAACAAAACCGAAGCACTGATTCACGTTGTAGACCGTGGCTTGCCAGCAGTATTCAGGCGACGTGGTGGCTGTGCAATCGCTAACCAAAATGCAATCGTAGCCAAGAAAGTTGGCATCTTGCAGCGTGGCCATGACGCACTGATCGGCGTTGACTCCGCCAAAGAACAGGGTCGTCCGCCCCAGGTTTCGCAAAATGCTGTCGAGCGGCGTGTCCCAAAAGCCGCTCATGCGATACTTATCGACTTTGATATCTTGCGGCAGTTGTTCCAGTTCGTCTACGACGGCGGCGGCCCAGCTATCTTTTTGCAGGACGGGTGCGCCGTTTTTGGGCAGGGGGTCGCCCAGACCCACGCCATCGCCGGAACTGTTGTAAACGTGGCGCAGTCCGGCGCTGATGTTGAGCAGGTCGGGTCGGTTGCCCCAGTTGATCCAGAGGATAGGCACGTCCAACCCACGCAGCACGGGTAGTAGGCCTTGCAGCGGGCCGATGGGGGCGCGGGCGGGGGTTACGTCTACGCCGATGTGTGCTAGCCAGCCGTCGGGATGGCAAAAGTCGTTTTGCATGTCGATGACCAGCATGGCCGCTTTTGCCAGATCGACCCGCAGCGTTTTGGTGTCTGCTTTGAGCGAGATCGGGCGGGGGGGGAGCGGCGGGCGCGTCAGGTCAGCATTGTGGGCATCGACAAGCCAAGCGTTGGGCGGCGTGCCAAGCGATCGCATAGGAAACCTCGTCCAAAGTTGTTATGACAAGCCAGTATCGACTAGTCCTACGATAAAAGGCGATCGCCTTCAGTATTCACCGACACTTCTGCGATTGGCAGATTTGCACCACAAAGCTTAATGTGCCACGCTGATTTTAGATTTCTAGATTGCCAGTTTCAGATTGGGATTGGGAATTTTGCACTGCGAAACCAGGGACAGGCTCTCTTGGCTTTGTTCCCAGAGCCAATCCCTGATCCTCAGCCCCTAAAGCCTACTCTCCGCAGTAGGCAATCAAATCAATTTCGACATCGCCAAAATCTGCCAGCGCCGACACGCCGACCGTGGTGCGTCCTGGCAGCCGTCCTGATTCAAAGTACGACTTGTAGATATCGTTAACTGCGTCGTAGAAGCGAAAATCGGTGACAAAAATCCGCGCCATCACCACCTGACTAAAGCTGCTACCCGAAGCCTCCAGCACCATCTTCAGATTTTCCATCACCCGCACTGCTTGCTCCTCAATGGGGCCACGCACGACCTCGCCAGTTTTGGGGTCTTCCGCGAGTTGCCCCGTCACAAACAGAAAATCTCCTGCCCGTACCGCATGGCAATAGGGCGCAACACAGGGTAGACCGTCGAGGGTGATGTACTGAAGCATAGTTGGGAACAGGTAGATGAAAAGACAAACAGAATGTAGTTTTGTAGGCAGTAATTCAGAGAATTCATTAAATCTGACTTAAATCCGACTTAAATCTGACCTGAATCTAGTTTTAATCACCAATTACTCAAAGCACTGGATATTTTGAACGGTTTATACCCATTTGCAACTTGAAAGTTGGAACTTAAAAGTAACTGTATTCCCCTACAAACATCCGGTCACTCTATCGCAAAACGAGCATCCCTTGAAATAGGTACTTTACGGAACTCGCGTGCGGATAGCAGTCAAGAAATGTCATAATCCTGCTGTGCAGGGACAGCATTTTTGAAACGTCTTGGATGCTTTTGTGAATGCTATTTCAACGCCATTTGTGATACCCCCCAGGAGGGTTGCGGCAGTTTGCTAATTGTGCTGTTAGGCTTTAAGGGCTGTTAGAGGATGTTTGAAAAGTCCTACTGTTTGTAGCAAAGCGTGCAAGATCCCCCTTAAAAAGGGGGACTTTGAGGCGGTTTCCCCCCTTTTAAGGGGTTCTAGGGGGGAGCTCTGAGTGCTTAACATTACAGGCGATACCTTTTCAAACACCCTCTTAGGCTTTAGCTTTGCAAAGCACACCCTAAGGCAAGCGCAAGGGGCGCATCCTAGTTCTGTAAGTTTGCCCTCATCCCCCAGTCCCTTCTCCCAAAAACGGAGAAGGGGAGCCGGATTGGAAGTCCCTCTCCCGCTTTAGGAGAGGGATTTAGGGTGAGGGTTACAAAAGTGGGATGCACCCAGCGCAAGGATTTTGTTATAGAGCGATTCTGAGGGTTAAACCATTGACAGGCTATACGATTCGGCAGGCATGGATTGCAAGTGAAACGGGCTATGACACGGTAGATGTGCAAATTGAGGGCGGGAGAATTGCGAATATTGCTCCCCAGCTTGACCCTGTGGGAATCGTTGTGGATGGACGCGACAAGCTCCTGTTGCCAGGGTTTGTCAATGCCCATACCCACTCCTCGGAACTGTGGCAGCGGGGGGCAATTTTGCCTTATCCCTTGGAGCTATGGCTGGCGGAACTCTACGACTTTGCGCCCGCCGATCCAGAGCAAGTCTACCTGAGCGCCATTGGTACGGCGGTGGAAACCCTGCTCTCTGGGGGCACCACCGTTGTCGATCATCTGACCATCATGCCGGGTCAAGAACTGGAAACCATTGGCGCGGCGGTGAAGGGCTATCGCGAAGCGGGCATTCGCGCATTTGTTGCGCCGCTGATTCAGGATCAGTCGCTGCCCTCTAGCATTCCTACGGGAGGAACTGTCCAGGTCTACGAGCCGTATGCCCGCACAGCCCAAGAAACGCTAGAGATGATGAGCGAGGCGATCGCCCAGTTTCATCGTCCCGATGACGGTATCTATATTGTGATGGCTCCGACCGGGCCCCAGCTTTGCTCTGACGAACTGTTTGCTGGGTGCAATGAACTGAGCGATCGCCACGGACTCTGCCGCCACACCCACCTGCTAGAGAGCAAAGCCCAGAAGCTGCTGGCAGAAGAAAAATACGGCTGTACGGCAGTGGAATATCTGAAACGGCTGGAGTTCTTGGGGCCACGCACCTCCCTGGCCCACTGCGTCTGGCTCAACGACCACGACATCCAGCTTCTCGCCGCCACACAATCCACCGTTGTCCACAATCCCCTCAGCAACCTGCGCCTGGGGAGCGGCATTGCGCCAATCTTGAAATATCGGCAGGCCGGGGTGAACGTTACTTTTGGCTGCGACGGCTCCGCCAGCAACGACTCCCAGGACTTGCTCGAAGCAATCAAAATCGGCTCCATCTTGCACAACGTCACCGACTTTGACTATCGCCACTGGATTACACCCCGTCAGGCCGTCAGCATGGCCGCCTTGGGCGGCGCAACCGGGCTGGGAATGCAAGACCAGATCGGCTCCCTGGACGTAGGAAAGCTGGCAGATTTGGTGCTGTATGACCTCACCAGTCTGTCGCTGTTGCCGCGCACCGACCCCATCGGGCTGCTGGTGCTGGGTCGCCCGGTGCAGGCTGTTCATAGCGCCTGGGTGGGCGGCCGCCAGGTAATTGCTGACGGCAACATGACGACGGTCAATGTCCACCAGCTTCGTCAGGAACTCTTTGCCCGGAGCCAGTGGGCTGTCGATCGGCAGTCCCCAACGCGGGATGCGCTGGAGGCACGGTATCGCAGCGTAATGGGATTGCAGGGGGACTGAGCGCAGGGTGATGGCGGGACAGTGATGGCGGGATGAGACAGGCTGATAGACCCTGCTTCGACCCTCCATCACGCCCGCCCGCCGATCACAGAACTTGACACGTCATCCCACGCTTGTTGCGCTAAAGTTTCTGAATCGGAGTTTGTGCAACATCCTGGGATTTCGTCATGCTAGGCTTTTTCACCAAATCGGATTATCTGCTGCGAGAGACGCTGCTGGGGCTACGGCGGGGCGGCTGGATGAACTGGGCCGCTATCAGCACCATGACCGTGTTGCTGTTCCTATTTGGCATCAGCTTGCAGGCATCCTGGCAACTGGAAGGGTTGCTCAATCAGTTTGGCAGCCAGCTTCAGGTGTCTGTATTCCTCCAGTCGGGAGTTCAGGCCAGCACGCTTGCGCCCCAGGTGCAGGCAATGCCAGAGGTGGCAGAGGTGGTGGCTGTGTCTAAGGAGGAAGCCTGGGAGCAGTTGGTGAAGGAGTTGGGCATCTCCGATATTCGCGGCGCGACGCAGCAGCTAAATGGCAACCCGCTGGTGGACGAGCTAAAGGTGCGGGCGCGGAGTTCTGAGAGTG
The Thermoleptolyngbya sichuanensis A183 DNA segment above includes these coding regions:
- a CDS encoding DNA cytosine methyltransferase, whose protein sequence is MATQYLSVKETSEILNCSEQYVRQLLRYGEISGERISSRWIVASESVQNYRIKGEDVSLKVPDHGRRSFSKPELKALSFFSGCMGLDLGLEKEGIQVLLACEIDAAARKTIEINRPDMALIGDIRDYSATEIREKAGLSSTDEIDVIVGGPPCQAFSSAGKRQGFNDERGNVFLTFIDLITELKPRFAVIENVRGLLSAPLKHRPHEMRGKNFPPLSQDEQRGGALLFITQRLREAGYSISFNLYNAANFGSPQQRERVVIACSRDGEKLPYLTPTHSEKGLYGLPTWKSLREALEGLPKDGHHFVKFPEKRLKYYRLLKPGQYWRDLPEELHQEALGASYHAGGGKTGFYRRLAWDKPAPTLVTHPAMPATDLAHPEEDRPLSIEEYKRIQEFPDDWIIAGTLLEQYRQVGNAVPCSLGRAIARMLLSHLRGEQLITYPDFPYSRYHKTDDVSWMKNMGCFEESSAKQLSLNLV
- a CDS encoding SinI family restriction endonuclease encodes the protein MSVNFDSIISTSSSEGDFLKIFEDAFSQENQLLLEAHRTILTACYRNPGLSPTLKANTPETLAKAWLKKYNDSYENRISRRISQLSGTVADPIVSIIINARLIGLTTEHLEQIKYAHRLSMSAENIQGLLLEEFLAEQLADYGWYCCWGESVRHVDFCNVDGSLLQVKNRSNSENSSSSRVRINQPIEKWYRVDARTGSYRWSYFNDKYNTNRFSEENFVIFVQQVLTRNPDALAIEINNPWKDLSDSSN
- a CDS encoding XisI protein; this translates as MDKLTKYPKLIKRILTEYVELSKRHPNPDIETFLIVDEAKAHYIWMNLGWQNGERITGMTVYVRIRDGKFWIEEDWTENGIATDLIREGVPKEDIVLAFHEPKMRQYTEFAVAS
- a CDS encoding element excision factor XisH family protein; translation: MGFDPKTTNFLGFRDLCQATRALGQYDIYRYLLEEIAPDRKLYVAVNKVAYNTFFAQDVTQLILNKHRLPVIVVDIETEEILQWIN
- a CDS encoding cupin domain-containing protein codes for the protein MTTETCVIPVIRTPKDYQAFRISPQDTNRLAIVFDPISANMSLTYCVEIFDVGGKTPPNRHQLAVEMFFVLKGQGRATCDGKTVDISAGDSILVPATGTHEIENTGPGRLYALCIMVPNEDFAELIRSGIPAELDEEDLAVLRRSDGLRVG
- a CDS encoding cysteine hydrolase family protein; its protein translation is MRSLGTPPNAWLVDAHNADLTRPPLPPRPISLKADTKTLRVDLAKAAMLVIDMQNDFCHPDGWLAHIGVDVTPARAPIGPLQGLLPVLRGLDVPILWINWGNRPDLLNISAGLRHVYNSSGDGVGLGDPLPKNGAPVLQKDSWAAAVVDELEQLPQDIKVDKYRMSGFWDTPLDSILRNLGRTTLFFGGVNADQCVMATLQDANFLGYDCILVSDCTATTSPEYCWQATVYNVNQCFGFVTHSHAILDAMK
- a CDS encoding RidA family protein is translated as MLQYITLDGLPCVAPYCHAVRAGDFLFVTGQLAEDPKTGEVVRGPIEEQAVRVMENLKMVLEASGSSFSQVVMARIFVTDFRFYDAVNDIYKSYFESGRLPGRTTVGVSALADFGDVEIDLIAYCGE
- a CDS encoding amidohydrolase; this encodes MTGYTIRQAWIASETGYDTVDVQIEGGRIANIAPQLDPVGIVVDGRDKLLLPGFVNAHTHSSELWQRGAILPYPLELWLAELYDFAPADPEQVYLSAIGTAVETLLSGGTTVVDHLTIMPGQELETIGAAVKGYREAGIRAFVAPLIQDQSLPSSIPTGGTVQVYEPYARTAQETLEMMSEAIAQFHRPDDGIYIVMAPTGPQLCSDELFAGCNELSDRHGLCRHTHLLESKAQKLLAEEKYGCTAVEYLKRLEFLGPRTSLAHCVWLNDHDIQLLAATQSTVVHNPLSNLRLGSGIAPILKYRQAGVNVTFGCDGSASNDSQDLLEAIKIGSILHNVTDFDYRHWITPRQAVSMAALGGATGLGMQDQIGSLDVGKLADLVLYDLTSLSLLPRTDPIGLLVLGRPVQAVHSAWVGGRQVIADGNMTTVNVHQLRQELFARSQWAVDRQSPTRDALEARYRSVMGLQGD